One Jannaschia sp. GRR-S6-38 genomic window carries:
- a CDS encoding BCCT family transporter, translated as MADATQQHGIPEPEGTVAGIETDYEIGQDNVEGSLLRAKFDIHNPVFPISAAAIVAFVFYTLALPEQAASVFSAMFSFTTKNFDWFLIGSADLVVIFALLLIVTPFGSVRLGGSDAVPDYTYLGWFAMLFAAGMGIGLMFYGVSEPLSHFSTAFGGTTAEGDLRTDWAPLTGALDDQQGSIRLGMAATIYHWGLHPWAIYATVALALALFTFNKGLPLTIRSAFYPLLGERIWGWPGHVIDIIAVFATLFGLATSLGFGATQANAGLNELFGVPIGNTTEVVLITVITAVALVSVMRGLDGGVKVLSEINMGLAGLLALFVLVVGPTAFLLSFFWDSLLAYFQFMPALANPFGREDVNFSQGWTAFYWAWWISWSPFVGMFIARVSRGRTVREFVICVLLIPSLVCVMWMSIFGGTAINQVLTEGYTGAQDADLPLQLFRMLDPLPLASITSFIGIILVIVFFVTSSDSGSLVIDTITAGGKVDAPMPQRVFWCIFEGAVAVALLIGGGLAALQSMVISTGLLFTLVLLVMCWCIFRGLQDERAKA; from the coding sequence ATGGCAGACGCAACCCAGCAACACGGGATACCCGAGCCGGAGGGCACCGTCGCCGGCATCGAGACCGATTACGAGATCGGCCAGGACAATGTCGAAGGCTCGCTCCTGCGCGCCAAGTTCGACATCCACAACCCGGTCTTCCCGATCTCGGCCGCCGCGATCGTGGCCTTCGTCTTCTACACGCTGGCGCTGCCCGAACAGGCGGCGTCGGTCTTCTCGGCCATGTTCAGCTTCACCACGAAGAATTTCGACTGGTTCCTGATCGGATCGGCCGACCTGGTCGTGATCTTCGCGCTCCTGCTGATCGTGACGCCCTTCGGCTCGGTTCGCCTGGGCGGCTCGGACGCGGTGCCGGACTACACCTATCTCGGCTGGTTCGCGATGCTGTTCGCGGCGGGCATGGGCATCGGGCTGATGTTCTACGGCGTGTCCGAGCCGTTGAGCCATTTTTCGACCGCCTTCGGCGGCACCACGGCGGAAGGCGACCTGCGCACCGACTGGGCGCCGTTGACCGGCGCGCTGGACGACCAGCAAGGCTCGATCCGGCTCGGCATGGCCGCAACGATCTACCACTGGGGCCTGCACCCCTGGGCGATCTACGCCACCGTCGCGCTGGCGCTGGCGCTGTTTACCTTCAACAAGGGCCTTCCGCTGACCATTCGCTCGGCCTTCTACCCGCTCTTGGGCGAGCGCATCTGGGGCTGGCCGGGCCACGTGATCGACATCATCGCGGTCTTCGCGACGCTGTTCGGTCTCGCCACCTCGCTGGGCTTCGGCGCCACGCAGGCCAATGCTGGCCTCAACGAGCTGTTCGGCGTGCCCATCGGCAACACGACCGAAGTGGTCCTGATCACCGTCATCACCGCCGTGGCGCTGGTCTCGGTCATGCGGGGCCTCGACGGCGGCGTGAAGGTGCTGTCCGAGATCAACATGGGGCTCGCCGGTCTGCTGGCGCTTTTCGTGCTGGTCGTCGGGCCGACCGCCTTCCTGCTGTCCTTCTTCTGGGACAGCCTGCTGGCATATTTCCAGTTCATGCCCGCGCTGGCCAATCCCTTCGGCCGCGAGGACGTGAACTTCAGCCAGGGCTGGACGGCCTTCTACTGGGCGTGGTGGATCAGCTGGTCCCCCTTCGTGGGCATGTTCATCGCCCGCGTCAGCCGAGGCCGCACGGTGCGCGAATTCGTCATCTGCGTGCTGCTGATCCCCTCGCTGGTCTGCGTGATGTGGATGTCGATCTTCGGCGGCACGGCGATCAACCAGGTGCTGACCGAGGGCTACACGGGCGCGCAGGACGCGGACCTGCCGCTGCAGCTCTTCCGGATGCTGGATCCGCTGCCGCTGGCCTCGATCACCTCCTTCATCGGGATCATCCTGGTGATCGTGTTCTTCGTGACCTCGTCGGACTCGGGCTCGCTGGTGATCGACACCATCACCGCCGGCGGCAAGGTCGACGCGCCGATGCCCCAGCGGGTGTTCTGGTGCATCTTCGAGGGCGCGGTGGCCGTCGCGCTGCTGATCGGCGGGGGCCTCGCGGCGCTGCAGTCGATGGTGATCTCGACGGGCCTTCTGTTCACGCTGGTGCTGCTGGTGATGTGCTGGTGCATCTTCCGCGGGCTGCAGGACGAGCGCGCCAAGGCGTGA
- a CDS encoding cryptochrome/photolyase family protein, which translates to MAPIILWMRRDFRLSDNPALAWAAEQGRPVIPVFIRDEVVEGWGAAPTWRLGLGLEALAERLEGIGSRLILRQGRALEVLRALVQETGAETVTWNRLYVPDERARDTEVKEALREDGLEARSHHGHVLFEPWTVETGSGGFYKVYTPFWKNVRGREVGDTLSAPSALATPSSWPESDVLADWELGRAMRRGAEIVAKHVVVGETSARSRLSAFVADRIDAYDSARDKLAVNGTSGLSENLTWGEISARSCWHAGQRALQDGSKGAETFLSELVWRDFAHHLAYHTPRLTTENWREEWDGFPWRDDNPDAEAWRRGQTGIDVVDAAMRELYVTGRMHNRARMLVASLLTKHLMTHWRVGCDWFADTLVDWDPASNAMGWQWSAGSGPDATPFFRVFNPETQGEKFDPRHEYRDRWLQSDDFYAAIPESWGLSPDDPRPAPIVGLKEGRERALDAYRDFKD; encoded by the coding sequence ATGGCACCGATCATTCTCTGGATGCGCCGGGATTTCCGGCTGAGCGACAACCCGGCCCTGGCATGGGCGGCCGAACAGGGCCGGCCCGTGATCCCCGTCTTCATCCGCGACGAGGTGGTCGAGGGCTGGGGCGCCGCGCCGACCTGGCGGCTGGGCCTGGGCCTCGAGGCGCTGGCCGAGCGGCTGGAGGGGATCGGCAGCCGGCTGATCCTGCGGCAGGGCCGCGCGCTGGAGGTGCTGCGCGCGCTGGTTCAGGAGACCGGCGCCGAGACGGTGACCTGGAACCGCCTCTACGTGCCCGACGAGCGCGCCCGCGACACCGAGGTGAAGGAAGCGCTGCGCGAGGACGGGCTGGAGGCGCGGTCGCATCACGGCCACGTCCTTTTCGAGCCTTGGACCGTCGAGACCGGATCGGGCGGGTTCTACAAGGTCTACACGCCGTTCTGGAAGAACGTCCGCGGCCGCGAGGTGGGCGACACGCTCTCCGCCCCGTCGGCGCTCGCCACGCCGTCATCCTGGCCCGAGAGCGACGTTCTGGCCGATTGGGAGCTGGGCCGCGCGATGCGGCGCGGGGCCGAGATCGTCGCCAAGCATGTCGTGGTGGGCGAAACCTCGGCCCGCTCGCGCCTGTCGGCCTTCGTGGCCGACCGGATCGACGCCTATGACAGCGCCCGTGACAAGCTGGCCGTCAACGGCACCTCGGGGCTGTCGGAAAACCTGACTTGGGGCGAGATCTCGGCCCGGTCCTGCTGGCACGCGGGCCAGCGCGCCCTGCAGGACGGCTCGAAGGGCGCGGAGACCTTCCTGTCGGAACTGGTCTGGCGCGATTTCGCCCACCATCTCGCCTATCACACGCCGCGCCTGACGACCGAGAACTGGCGCGAGGAGTGGGACGGCTTCCCCTGGCGCGACGACAATCCGGACGCCGAGGCCTGGCGGCGCGGGCAGACCGGCATCGACGTGGTCGATGCCGCCATGCGCGAGCTCTACGTCACCGGACGGATGCATAACCGTGCCCGGATGCTCGTCGCCTCGCTGCTCACGAAGCACCTGATGACGCATTGGCGCGTCGGCTGCGACTGGTTCGCGGACACGCTGGTCGACTGGGATCCGGCCTCGAACGCGATGGGCTGGCAGTGGAGCGCGGGCTCGGGCCCCGACGCCACGCCCTTCTTCCGCGTCTTCAATCCCGAGACGCAGGGCGAGAAATTCGACCCCAGGCACGAATACCGCGATCGCTGGCTGCAATCCGACGACTTCTATGCCGCGATCCCGGAGAGCTGGGGCCTGTCGCCGGACGACCCGCGGCCCGCGCCCATCGTCGGGCTGAAGGAAGGCCGCGAGCGGGCGCTCGACGCCTATCGCGACTTCAAGGACTGA
- a CDS encoding cyclopropane-fatty-acyl-phospholipid synthase family protein, which produces MTALTTTQGQRNLPRFFRMAFAIAGGAQSGRLDVILPDGRRFRQQGAAPGPMAEIEIRDPAVFGRLLRDGDVGFMESYMDGQWDTPDLQAVFDWISKEGDRIIQGFTGAKLVQFVEKLRFWLRRNSRQQARRNIAAHYDLGNAFYGAWLDETMTYSAGLYPTGQESLENAQIAKYASIVDRMDVKEGDHVLEIGCGWGGFAEYAAGTRGLRVTGLTLSREQLAYARARIEKAGLSDRVELKLQDYRDETGTYDGIASIEMFEAVGQKYWPTYFATLRDRLRPGRSASLQIITVPDRRWESYSTSIDFIQKYIFPGGMLPAPKKLSEEVARAGLEEGDSLSLAEGYSITLRRWFDRFNARWSEIAPMGFDDRFRRMWNLYLTSTAGAFEYGLCDVVQMTVRKPA; this is translated from the coding sequence ATGACTGCACTCACGACGACACAGGGACAGCGCAACCTGCCCCGCTTCTTCCGCATGGCCTTCGCCATCGCCGGGGGCGCGCAGAGCGGGCGGCTGGACGTCATCCTGCCCGACGGGCGGCGGTTCCGTCAGCAAGGCGCGGCGCCGGGCCCGATGGCCGAGATCGAGATCCGCGATCCGGCGGTGTTCGGGCGGCTTCTGCGCGACGGCGACGTGGGCTTCATGGAAAGCTACATGGACGGGCAATGGGACACGCCCGACCTGCAGGCCGTGTTCGACTGGATCAGCAAGGAAGGCGACCGGATCATCCAGGGCTTCACCGGCGCGAAGCTCGTGCAGTTCGTCGAGAAGCTACGCTTCTGGCTGCGGCGCAACTCGCGGCAGCAGGCCCGGCGCAACATCGCCGCGCATTACGACCTGGGGAACGCCTTCTACGGCGCGTGGCTGGACGAGACGATGACCTATTCGGCGGGGCTGTATCCGACCGGCCAGGAAAGCCTCGAAAACGCCCAAATCGCCAAATATGCCTCGATTGTCGACCGTATGGACGTGAAGGAAGGCGACCACGTGCTGGAGATCGGATGCGGATGGGGGGGCTTCGCGGAATATGCCGCGGGCACGCGCGGGCTGCGCGTGACGGGCCTGACCCTGAGCCGCGAGCAGCTGGCCTATGCGCGCGCGCGCATCGAGAAGGCGGGCCTGTCCGACCGCGTCGAGCTGAAGCTGCAGGATTACCGCGACGAGACCGGTACCTATGACGGCATCGCCTCGATCGAGATGTTCGAGGCGGTGGGCCAGAAATACTGGCCCACCTATTTCGCCACGCTGCGCGACCGGCTGCGGCCCGGGCGATCCGCCTCGTTGCAGATCATCACCGTGCCCGACCGCCGCTGGGAGAGCTATTCGACCTCGATCGACTTCATCCAGAAATACATCTTCCCGGGCGGCATGCTGCCCGCGCCGAAGAAGCTGTCCGAGGAGGTCGCGCGCGCCGGGCTGGAGGAGGGCGACAGCCTGAGCCTCGCCGAAGGCTACTCGATCACGCTGCGCCGCTGGTTCGACCGGTTCAACGCGCGCTGGTCCGAGATCGCGCCGATGGGCTTCGACGACCGCTTCCGCCGGATGTGGAACCTCTACCTGACCAGCACCGCGGGCGCCTTCGAATACGGGCTCTGCGACGTGGTGCAGATGACCGTGAGAAAGCCCGCCTGA
- a CDS encoding TrgA family protein encodes MPTPAKLVSAILFAALCWWVGEMVVRHSLPEGQTVGRMREVLALGGLIVGWKYIGKAATGQTGRGNRIAYVITAGVGAAVIMLILTLALHSAAATLEESLSSKYTEVGLAAEAWMEYALKDFQLAAHPIVLATLFAGSAVVGLLAGIVGRVTR; translated from the coding sequence ATGCCCACCCCCGCGAAACTCGTCAGTGCCATCCTGTTCGCCGCCCTGTGCTGGTGGGTGGGCGAGATGGTCGTGCGCCATTCGTTGCCCGAGGGGCAAACCGTCGGCCGGATGCGCGAGGTTCTGGCGCTGGGCGGGCTGATCGTGGGCTGGAAATACATCGGCAAGGCCGCGACCGGGCAGACCGGGCGCGGCAACCGCATCGCCTATGTCATCACGGCGGGCGTGGGCGCGGCCGTCATCATGCTGATCCTCACGCTGGCGCTGCATTCGGCGGCCGCCACGCTGGAGGAGTCGCTGAGCTCGAAATACACCGAGGTCGGGCTCGCCGCCGAGGCGTGGATGGAATACGCGCTGAAGGATTTCCAGCTCGCCGCCCATCCGATCGTGCTGGCCACGCTCTTCGCGGGCAGCGCGGTGGTCGGCCTCCTGGCGGGGATCGTCGGCCGCGTGACGCGGTGA
- a CDS encoding NUDIX domain-containing protein — translation MSRYFLFGTLRWQTLLTEVAGRPVACTPATLTGWSVERAARGDWPVLVEGGSCTGLLTEPLDAGPRARLDWYETAFDYAPEAVTVGAEPALVYRADDAGAGEGWDLDAWIAAHGARTRLAAAEVMRGLGRVSQTDLAARRGMIHARADGTLRVRGTRRPVTTGPSFTVDDIEVLGRRHPHDGFTGIEEWRIDHPRFDGSRSGPLTRTVATTTDAATVLPYDPVRDRVLVVEQVRMGALANGDPQPWMIEPVAGMIDAGEGPEACALRELEEEAGLRAPPEALHFVARYYPSPGVLAQLLHSYVVTCDLPDGAAGLGGLDAEHEDLRLHLLALDDLLAMIPSGEAANAPLVASAQWLALNRERLRAG, via the coding sequence GTGAGCCGCTACTTCCTGTTCGGCACATTGCGCTGGCAGACCCTGCTGACCGAGGTGGCGGGGCGGCCCGTCGCCTGCACCCCCGCGACCCTGACCGGCTGGTCCGTCGAGCGCGCGGCGCGCGGCGACTGGCCGGTGCTGGTGGAGGGCGGGTCCTGCACGGGGCTTCTGACCGAGCCGCTGGACGCGGGGCCGCGGGCCCGCCTCGATTGGTATGAAACCGCCTTCGACTACGCCCCCGAGGCCGTGACCGTGGGGGCCGAGCCCGCGCTGGTCTACCGCGCCGATGACGCGGGGGCGGGCGAGGGCTGGGATCTCGACGCGTGGATCGCCGCGCATGGCGCGCGCACCCGGCTCGCCGCGGCGGAGGTGATGCGCGGCCTCGGTCGTGTCAGCCAGACCGACCTGGCCGCCCGACGCGGCATGATCCACGCTCGCGCCGACGGCACGCTGCGGGTGCGCGGCACGCGCCGCCCGGTGACGACCGGCCCGAGCTTCACCGTCGATGACATCGAGGTGCTGGGCCGCCGCCATCCCCATGACGGCTTCACCGGGATCGAGGAATGGCGCATCGACCATCCGCGCTTCGACGGCAGCCGCTCGGGGCCGCTGACGCGGACGGTGGCGACGACCACGGACGCGGCGACGGTCCTGCCCTACGACCCGGTCCGCGACCGCGTTCTGGTGGTCGAGCAGGTGCGCATGGGGGCGCTCGCCAACGGCGATCCGCAACCCTGGATGATCGAGCCGGTCGCCGGGATGATCGACGCCGGCGAGGGGCCCGAGGCCTGCGCGCTGCGCGAGCTGGAGGAGGAGGCAGGCCTGCGCGCCCCGCCCGAGGCGCTGCATTTCGTGGCCCGCTACTACCCCAGCCCCGGCGTGCTGGCGCAGCTCCTGCACAGCTACGTCGTGACCTGCGACCTGCCCGACGGCGCGGCGGGGCTGGGCGGGCTCGACGCGGAGCACGAGGACCTGCGCCTGCATCTCCTGGCGCTGGACGATCTGCTGGCGATGATCCCCTCGGGCGAGGCGGCGAACGCGCCGCTGGTCGCCAGCGCGCAATGGCTCGCGCTGAACCGCGAGCGGCTGCGCGCCGGTTGA
- a CDS encoding cysteine synthase A, with amino-acid sequence MTIHQNLVDAIGNTPLIRLNAVSEETGCEILGKAEFMNPGQSVKDRAALWIIRDAIKRGTLKPGGTIVEGTAGNTGIGLSLVGAALGFRTVIVIPETQSEEKKDMLRLAGATLVQVPAKPYRDPNNYVRYSGRLAEALNRTEPNGAIWANQFDNVANRQAHVESTAPEIWTDTDGKVDGFICAVGSGGTAAGVAQVLQPKGVKCGIADPMGSALYNFYAEGALKAEGDSVSEGIGQGRITANLEGFTPDFACQVTDQEALPIVFDLLKAEGLCMGGSTGVNIGGAVKMARHLGPGHTIVTILCDYGTRYQSKIYNPEFLRSKNLPVPDWLDGPGREVPSVFE; translated from the coding sequence GTGACCATCCACCAGAACCTCGTCGACGCCATCGGCAACACGCCCTTGATCCGGCTCAACGCCGTCTCGGAGGAGACCGGCTGCGAGATCCTCGGCAAGGCGGAGTTCATGAACCCTGGCCAGTCGGTGAAGGACCGCGCCGCGCTCTGGATCATCCGCGACGCGATCAAGCGCGGCACGCTCAAGCCCGGCGGCACCATCGTCGAGGGCACCGCGGGCAATACCGGGATCGGGCTGTCGCTGGTCGGCGCGGCGCTGGGCTTTCGCACCGTCATCGTCATCCCCGAGACCCAGTCCGAGGAGAAGAAGGACATGCTGCGCCTCGCCGGCGCCACGCTGGTGCAGGTGCCCGCCAAGCCCTACCGCGATCCCAACAACTACGTGCGCTATTCCGGCCGGCTGGCCGAGGCGCTGAACCGGACCGAGCCCAACGGCGCGATCTGGGCCAACCAGTTCGACAACGTGGCTAACCGGCAGGCCCATGTCGAAAGCACCGCGCCAGAGATCTGGACCGACACGGACGGCAAGGTCGACGGCTTCATCTGCGCCGTCGGATCGGGCGGGACGGCCGCGGGCGTGGCGCAGGTGCTGCAGCCCAAGGGCGTGAAATGCGGCATCGCCGATCCGATGGGGTCGGCGCTCTACAATTTCTACGCCGAGGGCGCGCTGAAAGCCGAGGGCGACTCGGTCTCCGAGGGCATCGGCCAGGGGCGCATCACCGCCAATCTCGAAGGGTTCACGCCCGATTTCGCCTGCCAGGTCACCGACCAGGAGGCGCTGCCCATCGTCTTCGACCTGCTGAAGGCGGAAGGGCTCTGCATGGGCGGCTCGACCGGCGTCAATATCGGCGGCGCGGTCAAGATGGCCCGGCATCTCGGGCCCGGCCACACGATCGTGACGATCCTGTGCGACTACGGCACGCGCTACCAGTCCAAGATCTACAACCCCGAGTTCCTGCGTTCGAAGAACCTGCCCGTGCCCGACTGGCTGGACGGGCCCGGGCGCGAGGTCCCCTCGGTCTTCGAATGA
- a CDS encoding DUF3772 domain-containing protein codes for MTRALAALLLVLALALPGLAQEAAAPDPGPGETALADEWAALNARAVEVLEAARASPEALESLRAELVRARARFAEAQQVNSARIETLRGQLASLGEPPPEGETEAPELAAQREDLTAQLDELLIPVREAQANFTAADGLIAETDALISEARTEDLLRQDAPPINPVLWPPALRRGGEVLTDLGTDLAEPFATPTERAAWMGRGVQLGILVFAAVLLLWRSRVWLGHLRDRVARHEQESPPARLGLLAISLARAILPVVGLGVVAQILRLLGTGGLWLETAEWLLPAAGLLIFGAHWLSLQAFPERDASVTLLPIPARRRREGRVHAVTLGIVLALSLAVYASDLLADVAGVLQFALMVAAGLTLLRLGQLILAESRQLAAGPEDDSFWLGPLQLLARLMLLVGLVAPVATGLGFVNLGTVLMWSTLLTLALLALIGTLQTAIFDAWAVLTRRREAATDALAPTLVGFALAVAAVPVLALIWGVRPSTLGEWWETFLRGFRLGETQISPGSFLTFIIVFVIGYLITRMVKGVLRRSVLPKTRLDTGGTNAILSGTGYLGITLAALLAITTAGINLGGLAIVAGALSVGVGFGLQTVVQNFVSGIILLIERPIKLGDWINVNGMNGFVRQISVRSTRIETFDRQDVIIPNADLISGVVTNYTLGNSSGRLIIPVGVAYGTDTRRVEAVLREIAEAHPMVVLNPPPVISFEGFGADSLDFQMRVVLRDILFIVATRTELNHAIAERFREEGIEIPFAQRDVWLRNPETLRPAPEA; via the coding sequence ATGACCCGCGCCCTCGCCGCGCTCCTGCTGGTCCTGGCGCTGGCCCTGCCGGGGTTGGCGCAGGAGGCCGCGGCCCCGGACCCGGGCCCGGGCGAGACTGCGCTCGCGGACGAATGGGCCGCGCTCAACGCCCGCGCCGTCGAGGTGCTGGAGGCGGCGCGCGCCTCGCCCGAGGCGCTGGAGTCGCTGCGCGCCGAGCTGGTCCGGGCCCGCGCGCGTTTCGCCGAGGCACAGCAGGTCAATTCCGCGCGCATCGAAACGCTGCGCGGGCAGTTGGCCTCGCTGGGCGAGCCGCCGCCCGAGGGCGAGACCGAGGCGCCCGAGCTCGCCGCGCAACGCGAGGACCTGACCGCGCAGCTCGACGAGCTGCTCATCCCGGTGCGCGAGGCGCAGGCCAATTTCACCGCGGCCGACGGGTTGATCGCAGAGACCGACGCGCTGATCTCCGAGGCCCGGACCGAAGACCTGTTGCGCCAGGATGCGCCGCCCATCAACCCGGTGCTCTGGCCGCCCGCCCTGCGCCGGGGCGGCGAGGTGCTGACCGACCTGGGCACCGACCTGGCCGAGCCCTTCGCGACGCCGACCGAACGCGCCGCCTGGATGGGCCGGGGCGTGCAGCTGGGCATTCTGGTCTTCGCCGCCGTGCTGCTGCTCTGGCGCTCGCGCGTCTGGCTGGGCCATCTGCGCGATCGCGTGGCTCGCCACGAGCAGGAGAGCCCGCCGGCCCGGCTGGGCCTCCTCGCCATCTCGCTGGCGCGGGCGATCCTTCCGGTCGTGGGCCTGGGCGTGGTGGCCCAGATCCTGCGCCTTCTGGGCACCGGCGGGCTGTGGCTGGAAACGGCGGAATGGCTGTTGCCCGCGGCGGGCCTTCTGATCTTCGGCGCCCATTGGCTGTCGCTGCAGGCTTTCCCCGAACGCGACGCCTCGGTCACGCTCCTGCCGATCCCCGCCCGCCGCCGCCGCGAGGGGCGCGTCCACGCCGTCACGCTGGGCATCGTTCTGGCGCTCTCGCTCGCGGTCTACGCCAGCGATCTTCTGGCGGATGTCGCGGGCGTGCTGCAATTCGCGCTGATGGTCGCAGCGGGGCTGACGCTGCTGCGACTGGGCCAGTTGATCCTCGCCGAAAGCCGCCAGCTCGCCGCCGGCCCCGAGGATGACAGCTTCTGGCTGGGCCCGCTGCAACTGCTCGCCCGGCTGATGCTGCTGGTGGGTCTCGTCGCGCCGGTCGCGACGGGGCTGGGCTTCGTCAATCTGGGCACGGTTCTGATGTGGTCCACGCTTCTGACGCTGGCCCTGCTGGCGCTGATCGGCACGTTGCAGACCGCGATCTTCGACGCCTGGGCCGTGCTGACCCGCCGCCGCGAGGCCGCGACCGACGCCCTGGCGCCCACGCTGGTGGGCTTCGCGCTGGCCGTGGCCGCGGTGCCGGTCCTGGCCCTGATCTGGGGCGTGCGGCCCTCCACGCTGGGCGAATGGTGGGAGACCTTCCTGCGCGGCTTCCGGCTGGGCGAGACGCAGATCTCGCCCGGCAGCTTCCTGACCTTCATCATCGTCTTCGTGATCGGCTACCTGATCACGCGGATGGTGAAGGGCGTGCTGCGCCGCTCGGTCCTGCCCAAGACGCGGCTCGACACCGGCGGAACCAACGCGATCCTGTCGGGCACTGGCTATCTCGGCATCACGCTGGCCGCGCTCCTCGCGATCACGACCGCGGGCATCAACCTCGGCGGGCTGGCCATCGTCGCGGGCGCCCTGTCGGTCGGCGTGGGCTTCGGCCTGCAGACCGTGGTGCAGAACTTCGTCTCGGGGATCATCCTGCTGATCGAGCGCCCCATCAAGCTGGGCGACTGGATAAACGTGAACGGAATGAACGGCTTCGTGCGTCAGATCTCGGTCCGCTCGACCCGGATCGAGACCTTCGACCGCCAGGACGTGATCATCCCGAATGCCGACCTGATCTCGGGCGTGGTGACGAATTACACGCTGGGCAATTCCTCGGGGCGGCTGATCATCCCCGTGGGTGTGGCCTACGGCACCGACACACGCCGAGTCGAGGCCGTCCTGCGGGAGATCGCCGAGGCGCATCCGATGGTGGTGCTGAACCCGCCGCCGGTCATCAGCTTCGAGGGGTTTGGCGCCGACAGCCTGGATTTCCAGATGCGCGTGGTGCTGCGCGACATCCTGTTCATCGTCGCGACCCGGACCGAGCTGAACCACGCCATCGCCGAGCGCTTCCGCGAGGAGGGCATCGAGATCCCCTTCGCGCAGCGCGACGTCTGGCTGCGCAACCCCGAGACCCTGCGACCCGCCCCGGAGGCCTGA
- a CDS encoding alanyl-tRNA editing protein produces the protein MTEALFRTDPYLKTAEAVVTAVTPEGGVVCDRTIFYAKGGGQPGDSGVIRWAGGRAEIAGAVKGEGDAIVLVPAEAAPLPPVGATLETRLDWDRRHRFMRMHTALHLLSVVVPLPVTGGQIGAEKSRLDFDMPEIVHDREYIQARLNSLIAADHPVTESWITEAELDANPGLVKTLSVQPPRGAGRIRLVRIGADETPVDLQPCGGTHVRSTAEIGAVRVGKIENKGKSNRRISLVLGG, from the coding sequence ATGACCGAAGCGCTGTTCCGCACCGACCCCTATCTCAAGACCGCCGAGGCCGTGGTGACCGCCGTCACGCCCGAAGGCGGCGTGGTCTGCGACCGGACGATCTTCTACGCCAAGGGCGGCGGGCAGCCGGGCGACAGCGGCGTGATCCGCTGGGCCGGCGGGCGCGCCGAGATCGCGGGCGCCGTGAAGGGCGAGGGCGATGCCATCGTGCTGGTCCCCGCCGAGGCCGCGCCCCTGCCGCCGGTCGGCGCGACGCTCGAGACACGGCTCGACTGGGACCGCCGCCACCGCTTCATGCGGATGCACACCGCGCTGCACCTTCTGTCGGTCGTCGTGCCCCTGCCGGTCACCGGCGGGCAGATCGGCGCGGAGAAGTCGCGGCTGGATTTCGACATGCCCGAAATCGTCCACGACCGGGAATACATCCAGGCCCGACTGAACAGCCTGATCGCCGCGGATCACCCCGTCACCGAAAGCTGGATCACCGAGGCTGAGCTCGACGCCAATCCGGGCCTCGTGAAGACGCTGTCGGTCCAGCCGCCCCGGGGCGCGGGCCGGATCCGGCTGGTGCGCATCGGCGCGGACGAGACGCCAGTCGACCTGCAGCCCTGCGGCGGCACGCATGTCCGCTCGACCGCGGAAATCGGCGCGGTGCGGGTGGGCAAGATCGAGAACAAGGGCAAATCCAACCGCCGCATCTCGCTGGTGCTGGGCGGGTAG
- a CDS encoding dienelactone hydrolase family protein: MERIAPDGTALGAVLVIHSWWGLTDSFRDYGAALARQGFVVGLADLFDGRTARTQAAARALRAAPRRVPIYRRLEACLTDLRHAAPGAGLAVAGFSMGGHWAVWLAQRAEYDLSAAILYYAARGGDFGRSTARFLAHFAAEDPWVRPAARQRMERAIAAAGRPYRAFDYPDTGHWFAESARPADYRSEAARLALRRDAAFLRAALGPGAGA, translated from the coding sequence ATGGAGCGGATCGCACCCGACGGCACGGCCCTGGGGGCCGTCCTCGTCATCCACTCCTGGTGGGGGCTGACGGATTCGTTTCGCGACTACGGGGCGGCGCTGGCGCGGCAGGGCTTCGTGGTCGGGCTGGCCGATCTCTTCGATGGCCGGACTGCGCGGACGCAGGCGGCGGCCCGGGCCTTGCGGGCGGCCCCGCGCCGGGTGCCGATCTACCGCCGGCTGGAGGCCTGTCTGACGGATCTGCGCCATGCGGCACCGGGCGCCGGGCTGGCGGTCGCCGGCTTCTCGATGGGCGGGCATTGGGCGGTCTGGCTGGCGCAGCGGGCGGAATACGACCTGTCTGCCGCGATCCTCTACTACGCCGCGCGGGGCGGGGATTTCGGGCGCTCGACGGCGCGCTTCCTCGCACATTTCGCGGCCGAGGACCCCTGGGTCCGCCCGGCGGCGCGGCAGCGGATGGAGCGGGCGATCGCGGCGGCGGGCCGCCCTTACCGCGCTTTCGACTATCCCGACACCGGCCATTGGTTCGCCGAAAGCGCCCGCCCCGCGGACTATCGGTCCGAGGCGGCGCGGCTGGCCTTGCGACGCGACGCGGCGTTTCTGCGCGCCGCACTCGGGCCGGGAGCTGGAGCCTGA